The following are from one region of the Camarhynchus parvulus chromosome 3, STF_HiC, whole genome shotgun sequence genome:
- the LOC115902348 gene encoding gallinacin-10-like, giving the protein MKILYLLFAVFLLLFQATSGSADPLFADTVECRNAQGKFCRAGPCPPTFTATGTCHGGTLNCCSR; this is encoded by the exons ATGAAGATCCTTTACCTGCTCTTCGctgtcttcctcctcctcttccaggcCACTTCAG GTTCTGCAGACCCTCTTTTTGCTGACACCGTCGAGTGCCGGAACGCACAGGGAAAATTCTGCCGTGCTGGGCCGTGCCCACCCACCTTCACTGCCACGGGGACATGCCACGGGGGGACGCTGAACTGCTGCTCCAGGTAG